The following coding sequences are from one Carettochelys insculpta isolate YL-2023 chromosome 5, ASM3395843v1, whole genome shotgun sequence window:
- the CEP78 gene encoding centrosomal protein of 78 kDa isoform X6, which yields MKRHGEAWAESLRYRRPDLDCMAGLRRITLNCNTLVGDRGARAFAECLGEDLWLKALDMQQCGISNDGAKSLLDAFQNNTTLEILDVRKNPLIDPSLMKKIIERVLMNGNSANSEYQWLPSPSKDVLKSKSKKRTIVLGSGRKGKATIRIGLASKKSIHPGKSPSEKDSYSPKPLPPGAYGFLPWRTAERAKRCRGFPVDGTHELPLKLQQTGIPVKVTVESVSTSETEETEGALEDIMHDTDLSKSLNKTNVRQYEQLRIELEECQLKLKEERRARVKADERIMELEVENARLRNLNFSLSEVLHAQSVTNMILEDEGVLGSIETSFQKFHAFLDLLKDAGLGQLATIAGIDQSDFGLLGHPQMNSTVTKPDVIQKEKSFEEERQERTWNKKNVDEHRRVSLPGFFHSQVLMNNSCAVPREIQEFHVAVQQPQSSWEDTEAQVDNQRKKEEISKNSRPPSSEKSVTLSEQTKGHSLKQSATSHHSFSDSNVNLKSRSSRKISATSSEESQNCSSKKHIYRTNETGMANVAAKNQSKLQTADHSENDTEGFDSEIQESIHSMKSI from the exons ATGAAAAGACATGGTGAAGCTTGGGCTGAAAGCCTGCGCTATAGAAGGCCTGATCTTGACTGTATGGCAGGTTTGAGGCGTATCACTCTCAACTGCAATACTCTTGTTGGTGATCGAGGGGCTAGAGCCTTTGCAGAATGTCTTGGAGAGGACCTGTGGCTGAAGG CACTTGACATGCAGCAGTGTGGAATTTCCAACGATGGGGCAAAATCATTGTTAGATGCTTTTCAAAATAATACAACTCTAGAGATATTGGATGTAAGAAAAAACCCATTAATTG ATCCCAGTTTGATGAAAAAAATTATTGAAAGAGTTCTCATGAATGGAAATAGTGCCAATTCAGAG TACCAGTGGCTGCCATCTCCTTCAAAGGATGTTCTCAAGTCTAAATCAAAAAAACGAACTATTGTCCTAGGAAGTGGTCGAAAAGGAAAAGCCACTATTCGTATTG GATTAGCATCTAAGAAGTCCATACATCCTGGAAAGAGTCCATCAGAAAAAGACAGCTATTCACCAAAACCATTACCACCAGGTGCATATGGTTTCCTGCCATGGCGTACTGCAGAACGTGCAAAGAGGTGCAG GGGTTTCCCAGTGGATGGTACCCATGAGTTACCACTGAAACTCCAG CAGACAGGAATCCCCGTGAAAGTGACAGTGGAAAGTGTGTCTACCTCTGAAACTGAAGAGACAGAAGGGGCTTTAGAGGACATTATGCACGATACTGATTTGTCAAAATCCTTAAATAAAACTAATGTAAGACAATATGAACAATTACGg ATAGAGTTGGAGGAATGTCAACTAAAATTAAAGGAAGAAAGAAGGGCAAGAGTAAAGGCTGATGAACGGATAATGGAG ctggAAGTTGAAAATGCCCGGTTAAGGAATCTAAACTTCTCTCTGTCTGAGGTTCTTCATGCACAGTCAGTAACCAATATGATTCTGGAAGATGAAGGTGTTCTGGGCAGCATTGAGACCTCTTTCCAAAAGTTTCATGCTTTTTTAGACCTCCTTAAAGATGCTGG GCTTGGACAACTTGCTACAATAGCTGGGATAGACCAATCTGATTTTGGTTTGTTGGGCCATCCTCAAATGAATTCTACAGTCACCAAACCTGATGTTATACAAAAAGAGAAATCATTTGAAGAAGAAAGACAAGAACGCACATGGAATAAAAAA AATGTTGATGAACACCGCAGAGTTTCTCTTCCTGGTTTCTTCCATTCCCAGGTTCTTATGAATAATTCCTGTGCTGTTCCCAGAGAAATACAAGAATTTCATGTTGCTGTTCAACAGCCGCAAAGCTCATGGGAAGACACTGAAGCTCAAGTAGAcaatcaaagaaagaaagaggaaatatCCAAAAATAGCAGGCCACCATCCTCTGAGAAGAGTGTCACATTAAGTGAACAGACAAAAGGACATTCCTTGAAGCAATCAGCAACTAGTCATCATTCATTCTCTGATTCCAATGTAAATCTGAAAAGTAGAAGTAGCAGAAAAATCAGTGCTACTTCTAGTGAAGAAAGCCAAAACTGTTCCTCAAAAAAACACATCTACAGAACAAATGAAACTGGAATGGCAAATGTTGCAGCCAAAAATCAAAGTAAACTCCAGACAGCAGACCATTCTGAAAATGATACAGAAGGATTTGATTCTGAAATACAAGAAAGTATCCATAGCATGAAAAGCATTTGA